The Coccidioides posadasii str. Silveira chromosome 3, complete sequence genome contains a region encoding:
- the IMP4 gene encoding snoRNA-binding rRNA-processing protein imp4 (BUSCO:321585at4751~EggNog:ENOG410PII8~COG:A~BUSCO:10561at33183) codes for MIRRQARERRDYLYRRALLLRDASIAEKRAKLKASLASGKPLDPSIANDKSLRQDFKYDESLQTDSKASGSNAKDADQVDIDDEYAVTSGLVDPRPLVTTSRSPSSRLSTFAKEIRLLLPTSIRLNRGTLVLPDLVASANAAALTDMVLLHEHRGTPTAITISHLPHGPTASFSIHNVVLRADIPNAARGTVSESYPHLIFEGFKTKLGMRVVQILKHLFPPREAGKVGSRVVTFKNIDDSIEVRHHVFVKTGYRDVELAEVGPRMTMRLFEIRGGTLEKGAGGDVEWALTQYTRTSRKKDYL; via the exons ATGATT CGTCGTCAAGCGCGTGAGCGCAGAGATTACCTTTATCGGAGAGCTCTTCTCCTCCGCGATGCCTCGATTGCTGAAAAGCGGGCCAAGTTGAAGGCCTCCTTAGCTTCCGGAAAACCTCTAGACCCCTCTATTGCAAATGATAAGAGCCTAAGACAAGACTTCAAGTACGATGAGTCATTACAGACCGACTCGAAAGCCTCCGGCTCGAATGCCAAAGACGCCGATCAAGTAGATATCGACGACGAGTACGCAGTCACTTCCGGCCTCGTCGATCCTCGTCCACTTGTTACAACGTCGCGCAGCCCTTCCTCCCGCCTCAGCACTTTTGCTAAAGAAATCCGCCTTCTCCTCCCTACGTCCATCCGATTAAATCGAGGTACCCTCGTCCTCCCAGATCTAGTAGCGAGCGCCAACGCCGCTGCATTAACAGACATGGTACTGCTTCATGAACATAGAGGTACGCCGACAGCGATTACAATATCACATCTTCCTCACGGTCCTACCGCGAGTTTTTCCATCCACAATGTCGTTCTGCGAGCCGATATTCCAAATGCTGCTCGTGGTACGGTTTCGGAGAGCTACCCACATTTGATATTCGAGGGATTCAAAACGAAACTAGGAATGCGGGTTGTCCAGATACTTAAACACCTGTTCCCTCCACGAGAAGCCGGGAAGGTAGGCAGCAGAGTTGTTACATTCAAAAATATAGACGACAGCATCGAGGTTCGCCACCATGTTTTCGTGAAGACCGGGTATCGAGACGTTGAGCTCGCTGAAGTCGGACCGCGGATGACAATGAGGCTATTCGAAATCCGTGGAGGAACCCTCGAGAAAGGAGCGGGCGGAGACGTCGAGTGGGCGCTCACCCAATATACCCGGACaagcagaaaaaaagatTACTTGTAA
- a CDS encoding uncharacterized protein (EggNog:ENOG410PTJR~COG:L): protein MGKSFHKVTVCIAGNFGAQNDKIKQWVEVNGGTFSKKVTADVTHLIATEPAVRKNVPEVRAAKRIKGIKIVSYEWLEDSLLSKSKRPKREAPYLLTAKMEAGRKKARAQKNKGKDGNTTRQLSELDGYHPYTDNTGHRYSAILVRPGPLPRRKERHVLKIFESDSVPHTYATLVKYTRIGRSASDFLAPPGSTFDVAVRAFNKFFKAKSGINWDQRDRKPPLKTTEEGAKVPPDEGWFEYMPEKSSSTAAPKYDEETATAATVAMLQDAINEMESSEARGLVTGDP, encoded by the exons ATGGGCAAATCATTTCACAAAGTTACTGTATGCATCGCTGGAAATTTTGGTGCTCAGAATGACAAGATCAAACAATGGGTGGAAGTGAATGGTGGAACTTTTTCAAAGAAGGTGACTGCCGACGTGACCCATTTGATTGCCACCGAGCCTGCAGTTCGCAAGAACGTCCCGGAAG TGCGTGCTGCTAAGCGGATCAAGGGTATAAAAATCGTATCTTATGAATGGCTTGAGGACTCCCTTTTATCGAAATCAAAGCGCCCGAAGCGAGAAGCGCCGTATCTATTGACAGCCAAGATGGAAGCTGGAAGGAAAAAGGCACGGGCGCAAAAAAATAAGGGTAAAGACGGTAATACTACGAGGCAACTTTCTGAATTGG ATGGATACCACCCTTATACTGATAATACCGGGCATCGCTATTCTGCAATACTTGTCCGTCCTGGGCCTCTTCCTAGGCGCAAGGAGAGACACGTCCTCAAG ATCTTCGAGTCCGATTCGGTCCCTCACACATACGCAACTCTTGTCAAGTACACGCGGATTGGTAGAAGTGCTTCTGATTTTCTGGCTCCGCCGGGCAGTACCTTCGACGTGGCGGTTCGTGCTTTTAATAAATTTTTCAAAGCTAAGTCTGGAATAAACTGGGACCAAAGAGATAGAAAGCCTCCTCTTAAGACAACGGAGGAGGGCGCTAAAGTTCCACCGGACGAGGGCTGGTTTGAATATATGCCGGAAAAGTCGTCCTCTACTGCAGCCCCTAAATATGACGAGGAAACAGCGACTGCCGCCACAGTCGCGATGTTACAGGATGCTATCAACGAAATGGAGTCAAGTGAGGCCCGTGGACTTGTTACTGGTGATCCATGA
- the TRP1 gene encoding bifunctional tryptophan synthase trp1 (EggNog:ENOG410PGPM~COG:E~MEROPS:MER0045094~BUSCO:2416at33183) gives MASTELVDHSPSHPTKAQRLDNASNVVLIDNYDSFTWNIYQYLILEGATVTVFRNDVISLEELIAKKPTQLVISPGPGHPNTDSGISKEAIQYFAGKIPVFGVCMGEQCIIASFGGEVEVTGEILHGKTSPLKHDGKGVYATLPPNLAVTRYHSLAGTPQTVPECLEVTSWTECENRGGRGIIMGVRHKKLTVEGVQFHPESILTEHGRTMFRNFLKWKGGTWEEALSSTKSQSTAASEPTTSKQMSILEKIYAHRKAAVDLQKAIPSQRPADLQAAYDLGIAPPQISFPSRLRDSPFSLALMAEIKRASPSKGIISSSTSAPSQARKYAMAGASVISVLTEPEWFKGSIEDLRAVRQSLEGLPNRPAVLRKEFIFDEYQILEARLAGADTVLLIVKMLPVDLLTHLYEYSCKLGMEPLVEVNTAEEMAIAVKLGARVIGVNNRDLTSFEVDLGTTSRLMDQVSDSTIVCALSGISGPKDVEAYRANGVKAVLVGEALMRAEDTSAFVQNLLGPEIQLSPNSLPCSPPLVKICGTRSGDAARAAIEAGADLVGIILAQGRTRTVPDEVALEISKVVKTTPRPSLLDNYIRQGPSSQTGLDYFDNGCRLLRHPSRALLVGVFANQPLSYIISQQQNLGLDIIQLHGSEPIEWARLIPVPVIKKFSPEDKDITKRAYHALPLLDSGVGGTGERLSLPAVEEALERDDGLRVILAGGLNPENLVSAVKALGEQSRKVVGVDVSSGVEVDGSQDLGKIRAFVAAAKGL, from the coding sequence ATGGCTAGCACCGAGCTCGTCGATCACTCCCCGAGTCACCCCACCAAGGCCCAACGCCTCGATAACGCTTCCAACGTCGTCTTGATTGACAACTATGACTCCTTCACGTGGAACATTTATCAATATCTCATCTTAGAGGGTGCGACAGTGACAGTTTTCAGAAACGATGTCATCTCCCTCGAGGAACTTATCGCGAAGAAGCCTACCCAGCTGGTCATTAGTCCTGGCCCTGGCCACCCGAATACTGACTCCGGAATAAGTAAAGAGGCAATTCAGTACTTTGCGGGAAAGATACCGGTTTTCGGGGTTTGTATGGGCGAGCAGTGTATAATAGCGTCGTTTGGAGGCGAAGTTGAAGTTACTGGAGAGATTTTACATGGGAAAACATCTCCGTTGAAACACGACGGGAAAGGTGTCTATGCTACACTCCCGCCCAATTTGGCAGTGACGAGATACCATTCTCTGGCAGGAACCCCCCAAActgttcctgaatgcttGGAGGTGACATCGTGGACGGAATGCGAAAATCGTGGTGGTCGGGGGATCATTATGGGCGTCAGGCATAAGAAATTGACAGTCGAAGGAGTTCAATTCCACCCTGAGAGCATATTAACCGAGCATGGACGCACAATGTTTCGGAACTTTTTGAAGTGGAAAGGCGGTACTTGGGAGGAAGCTCTGTCCAGTACGAAGAGCCAATCTACTGCAGCTAGCGAACCGACTACCTCGAAACAGATGTCAATCTTGGAAAAGATATATGCCCATCGCAAAGCTGCTGTAGATTTACAGAAGGCAATCCCTTCTCAGCGGCCTGCAGATCTTCAAGCAGCATACGATCTTGGTATTGCGCCGCCACAAATTTCTTTCCCCAGTCGATTAAGGGATTCACCATTTTCCCTGGCTCTAATGGCCGAAATAAAAAGAGCCTCGCCTTCTAAAGGAATAATATCTTCCTCCACGTCCGCACCATCCCAAGCCAGAAAATATGCTATGGCTGGCGCAAGTGTGATATCAGTCCTCACCGAGCCAGAATGGTTTAAAGGAAGTATCGAAGATTTGCGAGCAGTGCGACAAAGTCTGGAGGGTTTACCAAATCGCCCAGCCGTTCTGCGAAAGGAATTTATATTTGACGAATATCAAATTCTCGAAGCCCGACTTGCTGGTGCTGATACCGTTCTTCTCATAGTCAAAATGCTTCCCGTTGACCTCTTGACTCACCTTTACGAATACTCCTGTAAATTGGGTATGGAGCCGCTTGTCGAAGTTAATACTGCTGAAGAGATGGCCATTGCCGTTAAACTCGGAGCCCGTGTAATTGGTGTTAATAATCGCGATCTTACAAGCTTTGAGGTCGATCTGGGCACTACAAGTCGTTTAATGGACCAAGTATCGGACTCCACGATTGTTTGTGCGCTTAGTGGCATATCTGGCCCTAAGGATGTCGAAGCATATCGTGCAAACGGCGTCAAGGCGGTTCTTGTTGGTGAGGCTCTTATGCGAGCAGAAGATACTAGCGCCTTCGTGCAGAATCTCCTGGGGCCTGAAATTCAATTAAGCCCAAATTCTCTGCCGTGTTCACCACCCCTTGTCAAAATTTGCGGAACTCGCTCTGGGGATGCTGCACGTGCCGCCATTGAAGCCGGCGCAGATCTTGTGGGTATAATTCTTGCACAGGGACGCACGAGGACGGTACCCGACGAGGTTGCCCTGGAAATCTCGAAGGTCGTTAAAACAACACCACGTCCTTCGCTGTTGGATAATTACATCCGGCAAGGCCCATCTTCGCAGACTGGCCTGGATTATTTTGATAATGGCTGTCGATTACTGCGGCATCCATCTCGCGCGCTTCTAGTGGGCGTTTTCGCAAACCAACCGCTCTCCTACATTATCTCTCAACAGCAAAATCTTGGGCTTGACATTATTCAACTTCACGGATCTGAACCTATCGAGTGGGCAAGGCTAATTCCCGTGCCGGTTATCAAAAAGTTTTCTCCTGAAGATAAGGATATTACTAAGCGTGCCTACCATGCCCTTCCCCTGTTGGACTCGGGGGTTGGGGGGACGGGAGAGAGACTCTCGTTACCTGCAGTGGAAGAAGCCCTAGAACGAGATGACGGCCTTCGGGTAATACTTGCTGGTGGTCTGAATCCTGAAAACCTTGTTTCCGCTGTTAAAGCCCTCGGCGAACAAAGCCGGAAGGTGGTGGGTGTCGATGTCAGCAGCGGTGTCGAGGTAGACGGAAGTCAAGATCTGGGGAAGATCAGAGCTTTTGTGGCCGCGGCGAAAGGCTTGTGA
- a CDS encoding uncharacterized protein (EggNog:ENOG410PIUM~COG:U~BUSCO:139at33183), which produces MAPPPEVYFPSLDDCLSGDAQLIPWESAFLGLTSSDDNITGCDSLFSFLTTPESVRILSNPFDPYPKPSDTTKSAFQSKTAAINVTPALRARCNFNDIEGDALWLSKKTLIDEVSALRLAVQEWQSRPELDLLNQFSEEEVASLQSVVSVGQLSHQAGGTQALEFLKGPIRKGQATESLSEDERRLKLFRLYLVEKQNIIKVALYVLSVSLHGRLPGTYRRFQGGAGDRSSQQCTKLDELGASIFPRQNDGSLDKPGLTIQACIEAIQSCLSKMNGGSDWLSPEAEYAQQLSIIEDVVQIMQILFLQLQESENIPSAEVLLSWLHLIVTYDFFDQNRPLSQEESTLFDSLKSLTSIITLSFLKLRTATTLFEAAAAIPSRTIPDVWGDTRPSFLSCEHISEINEIFLKAADAEKSGASPAMFAWGMIMFTLREIALATREDRELQQAQYAVDAFNGGTSSILAPRNADPSVYEEAYERARNPAFEDDFVKFMISIAVDRCRVFDVASSIIRQLDGISGSVNGSLITRWARVEMLDLVRVSVEYLSYIPELLSTVLQVMAWPNSAWHCVGDSPTENDGGVKGIFLCDEILMSKLFKIAKSRFPYEAINFLKLCRSLLDCNLSTDDGYPLIFQELEYMEAYTQRVSPGFHGYQSTREDENANYVSLIEPLEMKELSSARKDYAAQSGSELMVMSGASILPAETLGQVVNESKPAVIMWHYRYNCLCFLGMWLEQATYSRKTDSEPEEDIISEIIGLLADLVASAQGLAKQQGVESAAKRILEMASDGLNHHGDIISVVFDIFERNLQSATTKMGTERGLETTTACLSFLNSLVTVIPGRVWPFLTRSSFIAGDGNGGTLPAIVSAIEVNTGDFSFLLEAARTFKLIVDDVVRHVAVRKIAGSVTAKATHVTEYTAGAPSYVMSNLLQSFVRIMVDVYNSSYSWRFNDASQSLRLNISLTEAFHDILHYTYGVDDEKDLDSKLTGVFANSARYLLKMLRPSSKDGIFFNPVLRIILNGYHNPLLDRSAYLRYLQTRLVDAALNLSSTLIQSEWNPQSPMTGLEKQLFDASPVLIRLYVFSQAYQLPVVKLLELLLAHASMDKEQEPPSLLGHLGAESSCRFLDVLSKFDQPFDDTILNAAIWKFLTTVISKRQQWLAVFLLTGSSPRDALKEVDGEKPAMQSKPFLQAALDLISLIGSIPSQLVLSALEFIAKAQENWPWATPQLKNHADFFPKMVNYVSNLDMRRYSPYEQCMNTRIASLIADICAVYLHSAKEQRDWTFFKTLIPLISWYSENAVEVNGYNTSLHVNLKRNFEMKYPGCSLFAIKRTSLDNPVFGENYFYDIASGTKIFGYEFAWTGSRNQGFVDEIKRANENLSLVQAQMDLLHSFKFLAIEHCADFMPDRGVQKSMASVVRHCLTANSQSVPNENIFCKLHQIRAEFALGLLQRLVEVQAKGSEVFALLQTVWDATRFRNQTYEAALANDDTEYYGMLLNILFLALQFHVGGKSRLVPEAVSKKPEVSGHLEIVLDIVRVIAARGFRSLTTYLHDAPQKCSPKDFALLTAILQTALKVKSVDRIYEQFAFHLADADTIRYACTLFSWSYKLTVEGDPIYGELSILYLLELSCIPMMAEQIAVDGVLVKLSTYRLTDVLRQPQGCGPFDQVPRLFTIWHNGFLPLCLNLLYHVGRAAPEVAAFLNQFEGQLRRASEAFSIGHPSVTSPFGSPGPRSLLSSGQSIKRLSLGMATEACSLALISLIIEKFRDAGPSAGVDSQNMQELKWDRNRVKEDIEVLLEKKSILRSRIAPTNEKEVAWAQRIASDSDGGAESLLEEKIVKELQTVLSCIGGSD; this is translated from the exons ATGGCTCCGCCGCCGGAGGTTTATTTTCCGTCGTTAGACGATTGTTTATCTGGCGATGCCCAGCTTAT CCCCTGGGAATCAGCATTTCTTGGTCTAACCAGCTCCGACGACAATATCACTGGATGTGACAgtcttttctccttcttgaCAACCCCCGAAAGCGTTCGCATACTCTCCAACCCTTTCGATCCTTACCCGAAACCTTCGGACACAACCAAATCTGCGTTTCAATCGAAAACAGCAGCGATTAATGTTACTCCTGCTTTACGAGCCCGATGTAATTTTAACGATATCGAGGGAGATGCACTATGGCTCAGCAAAAAAACGTTGATAGACGAGGTCTCTGCCCTGAGACTTGCTGTGCAGGAATGGCAAAGCCGGCCTGAGCTTGATCTATTGAACCAATTTTCCGAGGAGGAAGTAGCAAGCCTTCAAAGTGTGGTTAGTGTCGGGCAACTGTCGCATCAGGCGGGCGGGACCCAAGCCCTCGAGTTTCTCAAAGGGCCAATTCGGAAAGGACAAGCTACTGAATCCCTTTCAGAGGACGAAAGGCGGCTAAAGCTGTTCCGGCTGTACCTTGTGGAGAAGCagaatattataaaagtgGCGCTCTATGTATTAAGTGTGTCTTTACACGGGAGGTTGCCCGGGACATATCGACGTTTCCAGGGAGGTGCAGGAGATCGATCAAGCCAACAATGCACGAAATTGGATGAGCTTGGAGCATCAATCTTCCCCAGGCAAAATGACGGCTCCCTAGACAAACCGGGGTTAACTATCCAGGCTTGTATTGAAGCCATTCAATCGTGCCTGAGCAAAATGAATGGAGGAAGCGACTGGCTTTCACCTGAAGCTGAATACGCTCAGCAATTGAGTATTATAGAAGATGTTGTGCAAATTATGCAAATCCTGTTCCTTCAACTTCAGGAATCAGAAAATATTCCGTCGGCTGAAGTATTGCTATCGTGGCTACACCTCATAGTTACATACGACTTCTTCGACCAAAATCGCCCG TTATCGCAGGAAGAGTCAACATTATTCGACTCTTTAAAGTCTCTCACTTCTATCATCACGCTCTCGTTTTTGAAATTGCGTACCGCGACCACCCTATTTGAAGCTGCTGCTGCGATCCCTTCAAGGACGATACCGGATGTGTGGGGCGACACACGTCCGTCCTTCTTATCCTGTGAACATATCAGCGAGATCAATGAAATCTTTCTTAAGGCTGCCGACGCGGAAAAATCAGGTGCAAGTCCTGCAATGTTTGCATGGGGTATGATCATGTTCACTCTAAGGGAGATCGCACTAGCAACAAGGGAAGATCGCGAACTCCAGCAGGCACAGTACGCTGTCGATGCGTTTAATGGAGGTACTTCGTCCATACTTGCACCTCGGAATGCTGACCCGTCTGTCTATGAGGAGGCATATGAGCGGGCACGTAATCCAGCGTTCGAAGACGACTTCGTCAAGTTTATGATTTCAATCGCTGTCGACAGGTGTCGAGTTTTTGATGTCGCTTCGAGCATCATCCGTCAACTTGATGGAATATCCGGTTCCGTGAACGGCAGTTTGATAACACGATGGGCTCGAGTTGAGATGCTTGACCTTGTCCGAGTGAGCGTTGAGTATTTGAGCTATATACCCGAACTACTTTCGACCGTCTTACAGGTCATGGCGTGGCCGAATTCGGCGTGGCATTGTGTCGGTGACTCTCCCACCGAAAATGATGGCGGTGTCAAAGGGATTTTCCTCTGTGATGAGATATTAATGAGCAAGCTATTTAAGATTGCGAAATCCCGATTTCCCTACGAAGCGATTAACTTTCTGAAGCTTTGCAGGTCACTGCTGGACTGCAACTTAAGCACAGACGATGGCTATCCTTTGATTTTCCAAGAACTCGAATACATGGAAGCCTATACTCAAAGAGTTTCCCCCGGCTTTCACGGTTATCAGTCTACCCGCGAAGATGAAAATGCTAATTATGTGTCTCTTATTGAGCCTCTAGAGATGAAAGAGCTGTCGTCAGCACGAAAAGATTATGCGGCTCAATCCGGATCAGAGCTGATGGTGATGAGCGGAGCGTCCATTCTACCCGCCGAAACTCTAGGCCAGGTCGTTAACGAATCTAAGCCTGCCGTGATTATGTGGCATTACCGATATAACTGTCTTTGCTTCCTTGGAATGTGGTTGGAGCAAGCAACATACAGTCGCAAAACAGATAGCGAGCCCgaagaagatataatatcTGAGATAATTGGTCTGCTGGCTGATTTAGTTGCTTCAGCGCAAGGTCTTGCAAAGCAACAAGGagttgaatctgctgctaaaAGGATCCTAGAAATGGCTAGTGATGGTTTAAACCACCACGGGGACATAATCTCCGTTGTTTTCGACATATTTGAGCGCAACTTACAAAGTGCAACCACCAAGATGGGTACAGAGCGCGGGTTGGAGACTACAACTGCTTGCCTTTCATTCCTTAACTCCCTCGTCACAGTTATTCCAGGACGAGTGTGGCCGTTTCTTACGCGAAGCAGCTTCATCGCCGGAGACGGCAACGGGGGAACACTCCCTGCGATTGTTTCCGCCATTGAAGTGAATACAGGCGATTTCTCCTTCCTTCTTGAAGCCGCTCGTACCTTTAAGCTCATTGTTGACGATGTCGTGAGGCATGTTGCGGTCCGAAAGATAGCGGGTAGTGTTACAGCGAAAGCTACCCATGTCACGGAGTACACTGCTGGTGCTCCGTCGTATGTGATGAGCAACCTCCTGCAATCCTTTGTGCGCATAATGGTCGACGTGTACAACAGCAGTTACAGTTGGAGATTTAACGACGCTAGCCAGTCGCTGCGGTTAAACATCTCCCTTACGGAGGCTTTCCACGATATCCTACACTACACATATGGAGTTGATGACGAAAAAGACTTAGATTCGAAACTCACGGGGGTCTTTGCGAATTCAGCACGATACCTACTTAAAATGTTGCGTCCATCTTCCAAAGACGGCATTTTCTTCAACCCAGTTTTGCGTATAATTTTAAATGGCTACCACAATCCTCTGCTAGATCGAAGTGCCTATTTGCGATACCTCCAAACACGGTTGGTTGATGCGGCGCTAAATCTGTCGTCGACCTTAATACAGTCCGAATGGAACCCCCAGTCTCCAATGACAGGCTTGGAAAAGCAGCTTTTCGACGCCTCGCCTGTCCTCATCCGCCTGTATGTATTTTCTCAGGCTTACCAGCTGCCAGTTGTGAAATTGCTAGAACTTTTGCTGGCACACGCTTCGATGGATAAGGAGCAGGAGCCGCCATCTCTACTTGGACACCTTGGTGCAGAGTCATCCTGTCGATTTTTGGACGTCCTTTCAAAGTTCGACCAACCTTTTGATGATACTATCCTTAATGCGGCCATATGGAAGTTTCTCACGACAGTCATTAGCAAGCGGCAACAATGGCTTGCCGTTTTCTTACTAACTGGCTCATCACCACGTGACGCTTTAAAGGAGGTCGACGGAGAAAAGCCAGCCATGCAATCGAAGCCATTTTTGCAAGCAGCTCTCGATTTAATATCACTCATCGGTAGTATACCCTCACAGCTCGTACTGTCCGCTCTGGAGTTCATTGCGAAAGCTCAAGAGAATTGGCCATGGGCTACACCACAGCTAAAAAACCACGCCGACTTCTTTCCAAAGATGGTCAACTATGTTTCGAATTTGGATATGCGACGCTATTCGCCATACGAGCAGTGCATGAACACGAGGATAGCATCGCTCATCGCGGATATTTGCGCCGTATATCTACATAGTGCCAAGGAGCAAAGGGATTGGACCTTTTTTAAGACGCTTATTCCTCTCATTTCTTGGTACTCTGAGAATGCGGTTGAAGTCAACGGCTATAATACTTCTCTCCACGTAAACCTCAAGAGGAATTTTGAAATGAAATACCCAGGGTGTAGCCTATTCGCAATTAAAAGGACGTCGCTTGATAACCCTGTGTTTGGAGAAAATTATTTTTACGATATTGCATCGGGCACAAAAATATTTGGCTATGAATTCGCGTGGACTGGCAGCCGAAATCAAGGGTTTGTGGACGAGATTAAAAGAGCCAATGAAAATTTATCTCTTGTCCAGGCTCAAATG GACCTTCTCCACAGTTTCAAATTTCTCGCAATCGAACACTGCGCAGACTTCATGCCAGATCGCGGGGTTCAAAAGTCAATGGCATCTGTTGTACGCCACTGCCTTACGGCAAACTCACAGAGCGTTCCGAATGAAAACATCTTCTGCAAACTCCATCAGATCCGAGCAGAATTTGCTTTGGGTCTTCTGCAAAGACTTGTGGAGGTTCAGGCGAAAGGAAGTGAAGTgtttgctcttcttcagaccGTTTGGGATGCTACCCGATTTAGAAATCAAACCTACGAAGCAGCTCTCGCGAACGATGATACCGAGTACTACGGGATGCTGTTAAACATCCTCTTCCTAGCTTTACAATTCCACGTTGGTGGTAAAAGTCGATTGGTCCCGGAGGCCGTCAGCAAGAAGCCAGAAGTCTCAGGACACCTGGAAATTGTGCTTGATATTGTCAGGGTCATCGCTGCGCGAGGTTTCCGTTCCTTGACGACGTATTTGCATGATGCGCCACAGAAATGCTCGCCAAAGGACTTTGCGCTGTTAACGGCGATCCTGCAGACAGCTCTGAAAGTCAAAAGCGTAGATAGAATCTACGAGCAATTCGCCTTCCATCTTGCCGATGCCGACACAATTCGATACGCGTGCACCCTTTTCTCCTGGTCCTACAAACTCACCGTTGAAGGAGATCCCATATATGGAGAACTTAGCATCCTCTACCTGCTCGAACTTTCCTGTATTCCTATGATGGCTGAGCAAATAGCAGTGGATGGAGTTCTCGTAAAATTATCGACATACCGATTGACCGACGTACTTCGTCAGCCTCAAGGATGCGGTCCCTTTGACCAAGTGCCAAGGCTATTCACAATCTGGCACAACGGGTTCCTCCCACTCTGCCTCAATTTGCTATACCACGTCGGGCGTGCAGCTCCAGAAGTAGCCGCCTTTCTCAACCAATTTGAAGGCCAACTTCGTCGAGCGTCTGAAGCTTTTTCCATCGGCCATCCCAGCGTGACGAGCCCCTTCGGCTCGCCAGGCCCTCGCAGCTTGTTATCCTCTGGACAGTCAATCAAGCGCCTTTCGCTTGGTATGGCAACCGAGGCGTGCTCTCTGGCTCTCATATCCTTGATCATCGAAAAGTTTCGTGACGCCGGCCCAAGTGCAGGAGTTGATTCACAAAATATGCAGGAGCTGAAATGGGACCGTAACCGGGTGAAGGAAGATATCGAAGTTCTTTTAGAGAAGAAATCCATCCTTCGATCTCGCATTGCCCCCACCAATGAAAAGGAAGTGGCGTGGGCGCAAAGAATCGCGTCCGATTCTGACGGCGGCGCGGAAAGCTTGCTGGAGGAGAAGATTGTAAAAGAACTACAGACGGTCCTCTCTTGTATTGGTGGTAGTGATTAA